From the Elusimicrobiota bacterium genome, one window contains:
- a CDS encoding DUF2961 domain-containing protein translates to MNKIYVFCKQILQILITLFLVGARRLVIGLTNKIDKISEVCYINSIMKKTILLSTILLICNPYLHSAEPYGLDAMSQFERLPYLRLDTFAAGDSSYDRSGENADSSNWLYTENNERVILDLKGPGVLYRMWFTGFKSDATIKIYLDGDTTPVKDTLLNNVFTGNTPPFLSPLVASDTVSPGGFCSYLPIPFNKSIKIKTNGSPNFNWLSFYYNFGYQLFPAGTPVTTWTGNEDSSSVRTIWNNVGSDPKNDTGNIPATGTTSIPANGTQTLLDTAGPRSISSIRIKIPNLTKDILNNLYLKIYWDNEIEPSVNAPLGTFFALGTCPTLNFEPYPTRSLPLGKDANEYMYCYFPMPFESNAKIELVSQYSFAVNNVSYEIKHKPFIDDFSKVGYFKTQSKYGSNVSGCSNDRDFVFLDVEGSGHMVGVVQTFKVTSLTTTPFDRNSFLEYLEGDERIYVDVSSSPVIQGTGTEDFYNAGFYYSDGGTGDGTKFTLPTHGMTAWQKYPNVANSQYRFFISDLIPFRKHIRFGMQCGSCSKGGQEWTLVYYYHKPDVKMVLTDTVDIGNLASEANHGYVITNQTALSTITSAYSGDFDKVNITDSGRSHKGYSQFNVVINPTNSGVILHRTLDYGTTNQTADIYVDNGKVGTWYIAGSNDNIDNKTRNNTKKWRDSDFLIPLSSYINGKSQIQVKIQWVQDPVFPNSAWTEYKYQVYSLNFSQSQPPPDTIPPTDINTLASGVATSNSVVLNWTSVGDDGNIGTASVYDIRYANVNITDSNWATATQCSGEPTPLVAGNNQSYTVNGLSAGITYYFAMKVRDEVPTNWSGLSNVVSKATNAPDTTPPIDINTLAAGNVTSNSIALSWTSVGDDGNTGTASEYDIRYSAISIDSSNWDSATQCNNEPIPQIAGTNQTYTVQGLNASTIYYFAMKVRDEVPNWSGISNIANKATSAAINIISNPGFESGTSSWIYYDGGGGSFSTTSPGYTGTNAAKCTIIAANGNIQLSQVGIVLEPNTHYRLTFSAYSTTGHDVMVNLVQNVSPYTNYGLSYISNLGTTWQTFITEFNTTGFTSEVSDGRLQFWLAPYATAGDIYYIDDVRLEIVPASDTVPPIISITSPANSTTVAVSLLTVSGAASDNVGLSKVDLKLEAGGTYTTVSGLETWSGSVTLVANGSNTVYARATDTSGNEKETTITVTYNPPDTIAPSDITTLTSGVATSNSIALNWTTVGDDGIIGTASEYDIRYATFNITSSNWDFVSVTKCSNEPAPQPSRTIQSWTVQSLSAGITYYFAMKVGDEVPNWSGISNVVSKATTAPDTTEPSTINTLATGVATSNSVVLNWTSVGDDGNIGTASVYDIRYATYSITSNNWDWVSVTQCSGVPTPLVSGNNQSYTVQGLSAGIIYYFAMKVGDEVPNWSGISNVVSGQTNTQGNIAIGKIVSTSSVEGAGYEATKAIDGNPATRWSSQFSDPQWIKIDLADTYNITQVVLKWQDAYGKDYQIQVSSNNINWTTIYTKTNGTGGIETLGLNGSGRYIRMYGTARGTSWGYSLYEFEVYGTSGTTPTKSITITYPNGSENLIAGSQQTVTWTSAGGVGNVLIQISLDGGTNWNTLIPSTANDGSEVVTLPSSASSNCLIRLLEISGGTTDTSNSNFAITVTGQMSFGNNGNPWKIGVVISTIEAENYDTGGQGEAYNDTTPTNIPNKYRTNEGVDIEECTDIGGGYDVGYVVPTEWLEYSINVNETAEYQIIMRGAIDGIASPFHLEFGSHGGTAYRTTPLVSIPNTGGWQTWTDVEVSSNVVLTAGNQIMKLVLDTGAGEYNGNFNYIKIIRLSADTTPPVVSVATTTNISGNRAIITWTTNELANSKVEYGLTTGYGSATPVTDTGGVYSHSVPLTGLAENTLYHYRIVSVDMNGNTTTTGDYSFTTTKNDIDAPVITNVRASVTQNSAVITWNTDENSDTQVGYGTTTALGTTTTLDSTPARLHSVSITGLQKNKTYYYKVYSKDASDNLATSSQYSFKILSNIKHRIYTYYYDDGTTTTKIGASASVSLKFKLQVYNLDEGSLVTDYTGTVTLTTKNSKGSVLDTTDSTLTEADSGEKDVSIPFRSDINTVELTGDVTAPVVINFNDMYIAKLIGYQGGSIRGANGLRILIPTGVLSVNKYLASIKTSAAPAVQNTMRYVNTVNPICYDFGELTFNNNAPVLSNQTFIRALNITIPYTAVDIGTLDEDGLRIYYWTGTDWDLVTGVQIVDKTNNTVTATVTHFSTYRILGSYVTADMSNVRVYPNPYNPTTAVLCKLKVTNLPMNSVMKLYTVTGEKIRELKEIDFGNLGWLEWDGKNDDGDKVGRAVYIYQIEDTAGNKKTGKIGLIK, encoded by the coding sequence ATGAACAAAATTTATGTTTTTTGTAAACAAATTTTGCAAATTTTGATTACATTATTTCTGGTAGGAGCAAGGCGACTTGTTATCGGGTTAACAAATAAGATTGACAAAATATCAGAAGTGTGTTATATAAATAGTATAATGAAAAAAACAATATTATTATCTACTATTCTATTAATTTGTAATCCATATTTGCATTCAGCTGAACCATATGGTCTTGATGCAATGTCACAGTTTGAAAGATTACCGTATTTAAGGTTGGATACATTTGCTGCCGGAGATTCCAGTTATGATAGAAGCGGTGAAAATGCAGATTCTTCTAACTGGTTATATACTGAAAATAATGAACGGGTAATTTTGGATTTAAAAGGTCCCGGTGTATTATATCGTATGTGGTTTACTGGATTCAAATCTGATGCAACTATAAAGATATATTTGGATGGTGATACTACCCCTGTTAAAGATACGCTACTTAATAATGTGTTTACTGGTAATACACCTCCATTTTTATCCCCTTTAGTCGCAAGTGATACTGTATCACCTGGTGGTTTTTGTAGTTACTTGCCTATCCCTTTTAATAAATCAATTAAAATTAAAACCAATGGATCGCCAAATTTTAATTGGCTATCTTTTTATTATAATTTTGGATATCAATTGTTTCCTGCAGGTACACCAGTTACAACTTGGACAGGAAACGAAGACAGTTCGTCTGTAAGGACTATATGGAATAATGTTGGGAGTGATCCTAAAAATGATACAGGTAATATTCCTGCTACTGGAACAACAAGCATACCTGCGAATGGAACTCAAACTCTCTTGGATACAGCTGGTCCTCGTAGTATCTCATCAATAAGAATAAAAATTCCGAATTTGACAAAGGATATTTTAAACAACTTATATTTGAAAATATATTGGGACAATGAAATTGAACCCAGTGTTAATGCACCGTTAGGAACGTTTTTTGCATTAGGAACGTGTCCCACATTGAATTTTGAACCTTATCCCACACGTTCACTACCTCTCGGAAAAGATGCAAATGAATATATGTATTGTTACTTTCCTATGCCTTTTGAAAGTAATGCTAAAATTGAATTGGTTAGTCAATATTCTTTTGCTGTTAATAATGTGTCTTACGAGATTAAACACAAGCCGTTTATAGACGATTTTTCTAAAGTAGGATATTTTAAAACACAGAGTAAATATGGTTCTAACGTAAGTGGTTGTTCTAATGATCGCGATTTTGTGTTTTTGGATGTTGAAGGTTCCGGTCATATGGTTGGTGTTGTACAGACCTTTAAGGTTACTTCTCTTACTACTACCCCTTTTGATAGAAATTCATTTTTAGAATATTTAGAAGGAGATGAAAGAATATATGTTGACGTCAGTTCAAGTCCGGTAATACAGGGAACAGGTACTGAAGATTTTTATAATGCCGGGTTCTATTATAGTGATGGAGGTACAGGAGATGGCACTAAATTTACTTTACCGACACATGGAATGACCGCGTGGCAAAAATATCCTAATGTGGCAAATTCTCAATACCGTTTTTTTATTAGTGATTTAATTCCGTTCAGAAAACATATTAGGTTTGGTATGCAATGTGGCTCTTGCAGCAAAGGAGGTCAAGAATGGACACTTGTATATTATTATCATAAGCCTGATGTTAAGATGGTTCTAACTGATACTGTAGATATTGGTAATCTTGCAAGTGAAGCAAACCATGGATATGTAATAACAAATCAAACTGCGCTTTCCACAATAACTTCAGCTTATTCCGGTGACTTTGATAAAGTAAATATTACTGACTCAGGCAGGTCACATAAGGGATATAGTCAATTTAATGTAGTAATTAATCCTACCAATTCAGGAGTAATATTGCATAGGACTTTAGACTATGGTACAACGAACCAGACAGCAGATATATATGTAGACAATGGAAAGGTTGGAACATGGTATATAGCTGGAAGTAATGATAATATAGATAATAAAACTAGAAATAATACAAAAAAATGGAGAGACTCAGATTTTCTTATACCGCTGTCAAGTTATATAAACGGCAAGAGTCAGATACAAGTGAAAATACAATGGGTACAAGATCCAGTATTTCCAAATAGTGCATGGACAGAGTATAAATATCAAGTTTATTCTCTCAATTTCTCTCAATCTCAACCACCGCCCGATACAATCCCACCCACAGATATAAACACATTAGCAAGTGGTGTTGCAACCAGTAACAGTGTAGTGTTAAATTGGACATCAGTAGGTGATGATGGAAATATAGGCACAGCAAGTGTGTATGATATCCGATATGCAAATGTAAATATAACTGATAGTAATTGGGCAACAGCAACACAATGCAGTGGAGAGCCTACTCCATTAGTAGCAGGTAATAATCAGAGTTACACCGTCAATGGTTTAAGTGCAGGGATAACCTATTATTTTGCGATGAAGGTCCGAGATGAAGTGCCCACCAACTGGTCAGGACTATCCAATGTAGTAAGTAAAGCAACAAATGCCCCTGACACCACACCGCCCATAGATATAAATACGTTAGCGGCAGGAAATGTAACCAGTAACAGTATAGCATTAAGTTGGACATCAGTAGGCGATGATGGGAACACAGGCACAGCGAGTGAGTATGATATTAGGTATTCTGCAATAAGTATAGATAGTAGTAATTGGGATAGCGCGACACAATGCAATAATGAACCAATACCCCAGATAGCAGGAACAAATCAGACCTACACAGTGCAAGGGTTAAATGCAAGCACTATATATTATTTTGCGATGAAGGTCCGGGATGAAGTGCCTAACTGGTCAGGAATATCCAATATAGCAAACAAAGCAACAAGTGCAGCCATAAATATTATCAGCAATCCTGGTTTTGAATCAGGCACATCGTCTTGGATATATTATGATGGTGGAGGAGGCTCGTTTTCTACAACATCACCAGGATATACAGGAACTAATGCTGCCAAATGCACCATAATCGCAGCCAATGGAAATATTCAGTTATCTCAAGTTGGTATTGTTCTTGAACCTAACACACACTATCGTTTGACATTTTCAGCATATTCAACTACAGGGCATGATGTTATGGTGAACCTTGTTCAGAATGTTTCACCATATACCAATTATGGATTAAGTTACATATCTAACCTTGGCACTACATGGCAGACATTTATCACAGAATTCAACACAACCGGATTTACAAGTGAAGTTAGCGACGGACGTTTACAGTTCTGGTTAGCACCGTATGCAACTGCAGGAGATATTTATTACATAGATGATGTGCGACTTGAAATAGTTCCGGCTTCCGATACGGTTCCACCGATAATAAGTATCACATCGCCTGCAAATAGCACAACAGTAGCGGTCTCGCTATTAACAGTAAGTGGCGCAGCATCCGACAACGTAGGATTAAGCAAAGTAGATTTGAAGTTGGAAGCAGGTGGAACATACACAACAGTTAGTGGATTAGAGACATGGAGCGGGAGTGTTACATTAGTTGCAAATGGTTCTAATACAGTATATGCCAGAGCGACCGACACATCAGGAAATGAGAAAGAGACAACAATAACAGTAACCTACAATCCACCCGACACGATAGCACCCTCAGATATAACTACATTAACGAGCGGTGTAGCAACCAGTAACAGTATAGCATTAAATTGGACAACAGTGGGCGATGATGGAATTATAGGCACAGCAAGTGAATATGATATCCGTTATGCGACTTTTAATATAACAAGTAGTAACTGGGATTTTGTAAGTGTAACAAAATGCAGTAATGAGCCAGCCCCCCAGCCATCTAGAACAATACAGAGTTGGACGGTCCAGAGTTTAAGTGCAGGAATAACCTATTATTTTGCAATGAAGGTAGGTGATGAAGTACCTAACTGGTCAGGAATATCCAATGTAGTAAGTAAAGCAACAACCGCCCCCGATACAACAGAACCATCAACAATAAATACATTAGCGACAGGTGTTGCAACCAGTAACAGTGTAGTATTAAATTGGACATCAGTAGGTGATGATGGAAATATAGGCACAGCAAGTGTGTATGATATCCGATATGCGACATATAGTATAACAAGTAACAACTGGGATTGGGTAAGTGTGACCCAATGCAGTGGTGTGCCCACTCCGTTGGTATCCGGAAATAATCAGAGTTATACAGTCCAGGGTTTAAGTGCAGGAATAATCTATTATTTTGCAATGAAGGTAGGTGATGAAGTGCCTAATTGGTCAGGAATATCCAATGTTGTAAGCGGACAGACAAATACCCAAGGTAATATAGCAATAGGGAAAATAGTATCAACATCATCAGTAGAAGGAGCAGGGTATGAAGCAACAAAAGCGATAGATGGTAATCCGGCAACCCGGTGGTCATCACAATTTAGTGACCCGCAATGGATAAAAATAGATTTAGCAGATACATATAATATAACTCAGGTAGTTCTAAAGTGGCAAGACGCATATGGTAAGGACTACCAGATACAAGTATCAAGTAACAATATAAATTGGACAACAATATACACAAAGACAAATGGAACCGGCGGAATAGAGACCCTTGGACTAAATGGTAGTGGCAGATATATCCGTATGTATGGAACAGCGCGAGGAACAAGTTGGGGATATTCGTTATATGAGTTTGAAGTATACGGGACAAGTGGGACAACACCTACAAAGAGTATAACAATAACCTACCCGAATGGCAGTGAAAATTTAATAGCCGGCAGTCAGCAGACAGTAACATGGACAAGTGCAGGTGGTGTAGGGAATGTCCTGATACAGATATCATTAGACGGTGGAACAAATTGGAACACGCTAATTCCCAGTACAGCGAATGATGGTAGTGAAGTGGTAACCCTGCCAAGTAGCGCAAGTAGTAATTGTTTAATAAGATTATTAGAGATAAGCGGAGGAACTACTGATACTTCAAATTCTAATTTTGCAATAACAGTAACAGGTCAGATGTCATTTGGAAACAATGGGAATCCGTGGAAAATAGGGGTAGTAATATCAACGATAGAAGCAGAGAACTATGATACAGGCGGTCAGGGTGAAGCATACAATGATACAACACCTACCAACATCCCAAATAAATACAGGACAAATGAAGGTGTAGATATAGAGGAATGCACTGATATCGGTGGTGGTTACGATGTAGGATACGTAGTACCAACCGAATGGTTAGAATACAGTATAAATGTGAATGAGACCGCAGAGTACCAGATAATAATGAGAGGAGCTATAGATGGTATAGCAAGTCCGTTCCATCTTGAATTCGGTTCGCACGGTGGAACCGCATATCGGACAACCCCATTAGTGAGCATACCTAATACCGGTGGATGGCAGACATGGACAGATGTAGAAGTTTCATCCAATGTGGTACTTACCGCAGGCAATCAGATAATGAAGTTAGTCCTGGACACTGGAGCAGGAGAGTATAATGGCAATTTCAATTATATTAAAATAATAAGATTAAGTGCCGATACTACACCGCCAGTAGTAAGTGTAGCAACAACAACAAACATAAGTGGTAATAGAGCGATAATAACATGGACGACAAATGAATTAGCGAATAGTAAAGTAGAGTATGGATTAACAACAGGTTATGGAAGTGCAACACCGGTGACGGATACTGGTGGAGTATATAGTCACAGTGTGCCATTAACAGGTCTTGCGGAGAATACATTGTATCATTACAGGATAGTGTCTGTAGATATGAATGGCAATACAACAACGACTGGTGATTATAGTTTTACAACAACTAAAAATGATATTGATGCTCCGGTAATAACCAATGTCCGAGCCAGTGTAACACAAAACAGTGCTGTGATAACATGGAATACCGATGAGAACTCGGACACCCAGGTAGGATATGGAACTACAACGGCGTTAGGCACAACAACAACATTAGATTCAACACCAGCCAGACTACACAGTGTTTCCATTACCGGGTTACAGAAAAACAAGACCTATTATTACAAGGTCTACAGCAAAGATGCATCTGATAACCTTGCGACATCATCACAATATAGTTTTAAGATTTTAAGTAACATAAAGCACAGGATATATACTTATTACTACGATGATGGGACAACAACAACTAAGATAGGAGCTTCAGCATCTGTGAGTTTAAAGTTCAAGCTGCAGGTATATAATTTAGATGAGGGTAGTTTAGTGACGGATTATACCGGTACTGTAACGCTTACAACGAAGAACAGCAAGGGTAGTGTCTTGGATACAACAGATTCAACATTGACCGAAGCAGATTCTGGTGAGAAAGATGTTTCAATCCCGTTCCGCAGCGATATAAATACAGTAGAACTAACAGGCGACGTAACAGCGCCGGTAGTGATAAATTTCAATGATATGTATATAGCGAAGTTAATAGGATATCAGGGTGGTTCAATACGTGGCGCCAACGGGTTAAGAATACTGATACCTACAGGTGTATTATCAGTAAATAAGTATTTAGCGTCAATAAAGACGAGCGCAGCACCTGCAGTCCAAAACACAATGAGGTATGTTAACACAGTAAATCCGATATGTTATGATTTTGGTGAGTTGACATTTAACAATAATGCACCGGTATTGAGCAACCAGACATTCATAAGAGCACTAAACATAACGATACCATATACAGCAGTGGATATAGGGACATTAGATGAAGATGGACTCAGGATATATTACTGGACTGGGACAGATTGGGATTTGGTGACAGGAGTTCAGATAGTAGATAAAACAAACAATACAGTAACCGCAACCGTCACACATTTTTCAACATACCGGATATTGGGCAGTTATGTAACTGCTGACATGAGCAATGTCCGGGTATATCCGAATCCATATAATCCAACGACAGCAGTTCTATGTAAGTTAAAAGTGACAAACCTGCCAATGAACAGCGTAATGAAGTTGTATACTGTGACAGGTGAGAAAATCAGAGAGTTGAAGGAGATAGATTTTGGTAACCTTGGCTGGCTCGAGTGGGATGGCAAGAATGATGATGGTGATAAAGTAGGCAGAGCTGTATATATATACCAGATAGAAGACACTGCCGGTAATAAGAAGACCGGGAAAATTGGACTAATTAAATGA
- a CDS encoding PorV/PorQ family protein, translated as MFKMLSAVMLSVMFTCVTCISNAEAGVGSSTMQFLKLGVGAKQEGMGGAQAAVAEDVNSVYWNPAGLGSVSATELSFMHLSHFEGISYEYLAIGHPISEDSTIGLQIMYLNYGSIRKTLEDVYGAYDTAGSLGNYSAKDMGGAISYGKQVDETINIGGSLKMVSQKIDTDSASGFGLDLGAEYVPVKGGIQLGLAVQNIGGKVGSDSLPGNIKAGLGKKLSVFESENNLTIAADINYGLDTDSMRENIGMELLIAEMLSIRAGYKIGYDEESYTLGGGFKIAGESSSFDMDYAFIPTKDLGDTHRISLGIRFGAKE; from the coding sequence ATGTTTAAGATGTTAAGTGCAGTAATGTTGTCAGTAATGTTTACTTGTGTAACATGTATCAGCAATGCAGAAGCCGGAGTAGGCAGTTCAACAATGCAGTTTTTGAAGTTAGGAGTAGGCGCCAAGCAAGAAGGCATGGGTGGCGCGCAGGCAGCAGTAGCAGAAGATGTTAATAGCGTGTATTGGAATCCCGCAGGGTTAGGTTCGGTCAGTGCGACCGAACTTTCATTTATGCATTTATCACATTTTGAAGGAATAAGTTACGAATATTTAGCAATAGGACATCCCATAAGTGAAGATTCAACAATAGGGCTGCAGATAATGTACCTTAATTATGGTAGTATACGCAAGACATTAGAAGATGTCTATGGAGCATATGATACGGCAGGCAGCTTAGGCAATTATAGTGCGAAGGATATGGGTGGTGCGATAAGTTACGGCAAACAGGTAGATGAAACAATAAACATAGGTGGTAGTTTGAAGATGGTAAGTCAAAAAATAGACACAGACAGTGCATCAGGTTTTGGCTTGGATTTAGGTGCAGAATATGTTCCTGTAAAAGGCGGGATACAATTAGGCCTTGCAGTCCAGAACATTGGCGGCAAAGTAGGCAGCGACAGTTTGCCCGGTAATATAAAAGCCGGTTTAGGCAAAAAGCTATCTGTATTTGAAAGCGAGAATAATTTAACGATAGCAGCCGATATTAATTATGGATTAGACACAGATAGTATGAGAGAGAACATTGGGATGGAATTATTGATAGCAGAGATGTTAAGTATCCGCGCAGGTTATAAGATAGGTTATGATGAAGAGAGTTACACATTAGGAGGCGGGTTTAAAATAGCCGGTGAAAGTTCGTCATTTGATATGGATTATGCGTTTATACCTACAAAAGATTTAGGCGACACTCACAGAATATCATTAGGTATAAGGTTTGGGGCAAAAGAATAA
- a CDS encoding AraC family transcriptional regulator: MKIEHDKKFGLKISKTNKLFYAGYVAPASDWGGDNHYHSYNEMLVILNGSINVRILKKNICANTGDILFYPAGVSHNDRPDSSNPPEFIFLLWKEKGKLEVPVLTHDINQKIRFLAQWLYQKSQPISFHRNLLKKNIFEVILAELIEISKSKEEHPVISKVRSFMIDHLKEHLTLESLAEYVGMSKNYFLITYKKLTRRTPMDDLRIIRIETAKNMIFTTDLPLKTISTEVGFVNVYHFSEVFTKHFGIPPGHFRKKTF, from the coding sequence ATGAAAATAGAGCATGATAAAAAGTTTGGTTTGAAAATAAGTAAAACTAATAAGTTGTTTTATGCAGGATATGTTGCTCCAGCCTCTGACTGGGGAGGAGATAATCATTACCATTCATATAATGAAATGTTAGTTATTCTTAATGGTTCAATAAATGTTAGAATATTGAAGAAAAACATTTGTGCAAATACCGGTGATATACTGTTTTATCCCGCAGGAGTAAGTCACAACGACCGTCCTGATAGTAGTAATCCACCTGAATTTATTTTTTTGCTATGGAAAGAAAAAGGAAAGTTAGAGGTTCCTGTTTTAACTCACGACATAAACCAAAAAATCAGGTTTTTAGCCCAGTGGTTATATCAAAAAAGTCAACCAATTTCTTTTCACAGAAACTTATTGAAAAAGAATATTTTTGAAGTGATATTGGCTGAATTAATAGAAATTTCTAAATCTAAAGAAGAACATCCTGTTATTAGTAAAGTAAGAAGTTTTATGATAGATCACTTAAAAGAACACTTAACTCTGGAAAGTTTGGCTGAATATGTTGGTATGAGTAAAAATTATTTTTTAATAACATATAAAAAACTTACAAGACGAACGCCAATGGATGACTTAAGAATCATCCGCATTGAAACTGCTAAAAATATGATATTTACAACAGATTTGCCATTAAAAACTATTTCAACTGAGGTGGGTTTTGTTAATGTGTATCACTTTTCAGAAGTGTTCACAAAACATTTCGGAATACCACCAGGACATTTCCGCAAAAAAACATTTTAA